The Ensifer canadensis genomic sequence GCGCTGGTGCGTTCGCAAAAGCTCTTTCTCTTCGACGAGCCGCTCTCCAACCTAGATGCCGATCTGCGCATGGAAATGCGCGTCGAAATCGCGCGTATTCACCGCGAGCTCAAGGCCACCACCGTCTATGTCACCCACGACCAGCTCGAGGCAATGACGCTTGCCGATCGCATCGTCGTCCTGAAGGACGGCCGGATTGCCCAGGTCGGCACGCCGATGGAACTTTATGAGCGGCCGGCGAGCAAATTCGTCGCCAGCTTCATCGGCGCACCGCGGATGAATTTTCTGCCGGGCACGTTGCATCGCGAGACAAGCGCGAGCCGGCTGGAGGTCATGGGGGGCACCCATACGCTCGGCCGTATCGACTATGACGGCGAGATCAGCATCGGCCTGCGGCCCGAGGATCTGATCCTTGGCGGCGGCGAGGTGCAGATCCCGGCGCAGGTGCTGCTCGTCGAGCCGCTCGGTGGCGAGGCATTGGTGCACGCGCGTGTCGGCGATGGCCAGATGCTGGTGATGAAGGTGCAGGGCAAGCCGGATCTCCGGCCGAATGCCGACATCACCATCGGCTGGATGCAGTCGAAGGCGCATCTGTTCGGGGTCGACGAAAGTGCGCTTCGCGCTGCGGAGGCTTGAGACGATGACGTCAGGGGCAGTAATAAGATCTCTCGGATTGCGGCAGGCCCGCGCCCGCACCGCCTGGTGGTTTCTGGCGCCGAGCCTATTGGTGCTGACCGCCGTCGCCCTCTGGCCGCTCGGGCGCACCTTTGTCTTTTCCTTCACCGACGCGCTGCTGACGGAGCCGGACTTCTACAGTTACATCGGCTTCGACAACTATCGGGCGCTGTTCGAAGATCCGCTGTGGTGGCAATCCGTCCGCAATACGCTGTATTTCACCGTCATTTCGGTGTCGATCGAGACCGTTCTCGGGCTGACGATCGCGCTCCTTCTCAACTCCCACATCGCCGGGCGCGGCGCCATGCGGGCGATCATCCTGATCCCCTGGTCGATCCCGGTCGTGGTCAGCGCCCGCATGTGGCAGTGGATGCTGCATGACCAGTTCGGCATCGTGAACCACGTGCTGAAGATGGCCGGTTTCATCGACAGCGGCATCGCCTGGACTGCCAATGCCTCCCTGGTCATGCCGGTGATCATCGCCGTCGATGTCTGGATCACCACGCCCTTCATGGTGCTTTTGATCCTGGCGGGTTTGCAGATGCTACCGCGCGGCATCTACGAGGTCGCCGCGATCGACGGCGTGCCGGCATGGAAGCAGTTCACCTCGCTGACGCTGCCGCTGCTGGCGCCGAGCATTGCAGTTGCCGTGCTCTTTCGCCTACTCGATGCGCTGCGCATGTTCGACCTGAGCTTCGTGCTTTCCTCCAACAGCGACGACGCCAAGACGGTGTCGATCTATGCCCGCGAGGTCCTTGTCAATTTCCAGGACATGGGGGTGGGCTCGGCTGCTAGTACCGCCGTCTTCCTGATGATCGCCGTCGTGACAGCGATCTACGTCACCGTCTTCCGTCTCAACCGCCGTCTGCTGGGAGTTTGACATGGTCAGAAGCAACGCCCGCAAACGCCTGCACAGGATCGCGATATACAGCCTCTTCGGCGTCGTCGCGCTCTACACGCTGTTTCCGTTTTATTGGATGATCGCCTC encodes the following:
- a CDS encoding ABC transporter ATP-binding protein; this translates as MSGIDLTDVVKRFGALTVIDKVNLKVGEGEFVVFVGPSGCGKSTLLRMIAGLEEISDGELQIGGRRMNETPPAERGIAMVFQSYALYPHMSVERNLGFALETARLGAGEIKERVSKVARFLKIEHLLHRRPAQLSGGQQQRVAIGRALVRSQKLFLFDEPLSNLDADLRMEMRVEIARIHRELKATTVYVTHDQLEAMTLADRIVVLKDGRIAQVGTPMELYERPASKFVASFIGAPRMNFLPGTLHRETSASRLEVMGGTHTLGRIDYDGEISIGLRPEDLILGGGEVQIPAQVLLVEPLGGEALVHARVGDGQMLVMKVQGKPDLRPNADITIGWMQSKAHLFGVDESALRAAEA
- a CDS encoding carbohydrate ABC transporter permease produces the protein MTSGAVIRSLGLRQARARTAWWFLAPSLLVLTAVALWPLGRTFVFSFTDALLTEPDFYSYIGFDNYRALFEDPLWWQSVRNTLYFTVISVSIETVLGLTIALLLNSHIAGRGAMRAIILIPWSIPVVVSARMWQWMLHDQFGIVNHVLKMAGFIDSGIAWTANASLVMPVIIAVDVWITTPFMVLLILAGLQMLPRGIYEVAAIDGVPAWKQFTSLTLPLLAPSIAVAVLFRLLDALRMFDLSFVLSSNSDDAKTVSIYAREVLVNFQDMGVGSAASTAVFLMIAVVTAIYVTVFRLNRRLLGV